From the bacterium genome, the window GGTCAAGCCGGCGCGGCGGAACGGGAGCGGCAGAGCACTTGACGGCCCACAGGAGGAAACCGGCAAGATGCAGCGAAGAACACGGACAGACACGCCCATAGGAGGCCCACCATGGGACGACATGGTTTCACGCTCATCGAGTTGTTGGTTGTGATCGCCATCATCGCCATTCTGGCAGCCATCCTCTTCCCGGTCTTCGCCAAGGCTCGTGAGAAGGCGCGCCAGGCGTCCTGCCAGAGCAACATGAAGCAACTCGGCATCGCCTTCGCCATGTACATGCAGGACTACGACCAGAAGACGCCGGACTGCCGCTACCCGCAACCGGCCATCAACCCGGACCCGTACAACCCCTCGGTTCTCATCTGCTACACCTGGGCTGAGGTCACACTGCCGTACGTGAAGAACCAGCAGATTCTGTTCTGCCCCAGCCAGGGCTACAAGCAGAGCTACACCAGCCACCCGGTGCGCATCTACAGCTACGCGCGGCAGCTGGGGTACTTCTATGGCGACGCTGGCCACAACACCCAGCCCTGGTGCATCACTGACACGCAGATTCCCCTGCCGGCGGAGACAGTGAACGTCCAGGAGTCGGACAGTTGCGCGCGGCCGGGGCCACGGTATATCCACTGGCCCGGGCCGGATGTGAGCGTGCCGTGGGCCAACGACGGCTACGCCCCCAGCATGCGCCACAACGATGGCTCCAATCTGCTGTTCTACGACGGCCACGTGAAGTGGGCCGGACGGTATAACATGCCGGCCAAGTACTGGTCCATCGAGGCCGACTGACGGCCTCTGTGGCATCATTGCGCTCTCCTCGCGGCGCAGGCGACATGCCTGCGCCGCTGTCTTTGCAGGTCTGCCCGCTCCCCTCGCGAACCTTCCCCCGTCGCACCACACTCCCGACACGAGGCCTCCTTCCGATGTATTCCCTGCAGCCCCTGAAGCTCATTGCCTGGCACGCAATCAAGCACGACCCGCGCTGCATGGCGCGGCTGGAACGGATGCTGGACGCGCTCGGACGCTCCGCCGGCGAAGTCGTCTGGGCCGAGCCGCAGAACCTGGCCGAGGTCACCCAGGAGCTGGTCTCCGGCTGGCCCCCCAAGGAGATACCCGAGGGGGTGTCGCTGGGGTTCATGCGCCCGCTCGTCTTCACCACCGGCTGGCTGGAGGACGAACTGCCTGACCCCGACGAGACGCTGCTATCCTGGCCCGACAACACCCCCAAGAGCGTCGCCCAGCAGATCATGGGGCACTACAAGCCCATCGGTGAGTACCACCCCTACCAGCGGGACCAGGAGCAGAACCGCGTGTGCTGGCCGACCTTCGACTTCTGCACCATGTGCGGCTGCCCGCATGGCTGCCAGTACTGCGGCCACGGCAAGGACGGCCAGTTCATCACGCTGTCGCTCAATGTCGAGGACTACATGGACGTGGTGGTGCCGCGCAGCATCGCCATGCGGCCCTGGCAGAAGTGTTTCCGGCTGATCGGGTGGAGCGCCGACCAGATCACCGTCGAGCCCGAGTACGGCGCCTTCGACCTGTTCACCAGGAAGCTGGCCGAGTACGACCGCTACGGCTACTTCCACTCCGCCGGTCCGAACGTGGACTGGATCGCCGACCTGGAGCGCAAGGATCGGCTCATCGGCATCTTCAGCGTGACCGGCGCTCGCGTCGCCGAGGCCTTCGAGCCGGGGACCGGCGACCATGCCTACGCGCGCTTCGAGGCGGGCCGCAAGCTCAACGCCATGGGCGTGCCGGTACGCTACAAGTTCAAGCCCATGATTCCCATCAAGGGCTGGCGCGAGGACTACGCGGCGGCCATCGAGCACATGATGAAGGTCTCGCAGCCCGAGTCGGTGGGCTTCTGTGTCATCATGTGGATGGGCCTGGAGGCGCTCGGGCAGCGTATCCCGCTGGACGCGCTCGATCCGGCGTATGTCGAGGCGGCCCGGCAGGCCGCCGACGAGATGGAGGGCAATGTCTGCGCCCCCTTCCCCCACGCGGTCCGCAAGGAGATCTACCAGTTCCTGATCCGCGAAGTGCGCAAGTACGACCCGCAGGTGCTGCTTTACATCAGCACCGAGAGCCGAGAGATGTGGACCGAGCTGGCCGACGAACTGGGCCAGAAGCCGAACAAGTTCTTCTGCGGGTGCAGCCCGGTGGCGTTGCCGGGGCGGAAGCTGAGCCCGTCCGAGGGCTGCCCGCACTCGACGTTCACACCGCTGGAAGATGATGACGACAAGGGCGGAGGCGCGACATGTCCAAGATGACGGCTGTGCTGCTGCCACTATGCCTGTGGGTCGCGGGAGGCGCCGTGAGGGCCGAAGTGACCGTCTACGTCTCGCCGGGGGGCAAGGACACCGCCCCCGGCACGCTGCAGGCTCCGCTGGCGACGCTGCCGGCGGCGCAGGCGAAGGTGCAGGCCCTCGTCGCGGCGGGCTTGACCCAGCCGGTCAAGGTCGTGCTGCGTGGCGGCACCTACCGCCTCACCGCGCCTCTGGTCTTCACGCCTCAGGACTCGGGCACGAACGACTGCCCGGTCACATGGACGGCCTACGCGGGCGAGCAGGCCGTCGTTGACGGCGGGCGCGTCATTGCCGGGTGGCGGCAGAACGGCAAGCTGTGGGAGACGACGATCCCGCAGGTCGCCGCCGGGGAGTGGGGCTTCAACCAGCTTTTCGTCAACGGCCAGCGGCGACAGCGTGCCCGCATCCCCAATGAGGGCTTCCTCCAGATCGCCGGCACGTTCCCTGCCGACCGCGACCCCAAGACCCCCAATGACCCCCGCGCCAACAGCGCCTTCATCTTCAACCCGGGCGACATCCGGCCCTGGACGCACCTGAGCGACGCCCTGGTCGTCGTGCATCACTCGTGGGAGACTTCGCTGCACCGCATCAAGTCGGTAGACACCGAGAAGAGCATCGTCGAGTTCACCGGCCCGGCGGCCTGGCACTTCCGCTACTTCGGCCCCAAGCGGCGCTACTACATCGAGAACGTGTACGAGGGCCTCGACGCGCCGGGCGAGTGGTATCTGAACCGCGAGACCGGGGTGCTGTCATACGTGCCCATGCCCGGCGAGACACCCGGCAAGACCGAGGTCGTTGCACCCGTGGCGACGGAGCTGCTGCGGCTGGCGGGTGAGCCGAAGGTGGGGCTGCCGGTCGAGCACCTGACCTTCCGCAACCTCATCTTCCGCCATGCCGACTGGGTGCTGCCGCCCGAGGGTCACAGCGATGCCCAGGCCGACTGGCGGGCGCCGGGGGCGATCACCTTCACCGGGGCGCGCGACTGCGCTCTGGAGGGCTGTGAACTGGCGCACTTCGGCACCTACGGCGTGGCGTTGCGCACCGGCAGCCAGCACTGCCGGATCGTGAAGTGCCACATCTACGACGGCGGGGCGGGCCTGATCCGCGTGGGCGAGACGGGCATGGCCCCCAGCCCCGAGTTGCGCTGCGAGGGCCACGTCCTGGACAACAACTACCTGCACGACTACGGCGAAGTGTACGCCGGGGCCGTGGGGCTGTGCGTCTTCCAGAGCAGCGACAACCGGATCACCCACAACGAGATCCACGACGGGTACTACACGGGCATCTCGGTCGGGTGGAACTGGGGCACGGGCGAGACGCAGGCTGTGCGCAACCTCATTGAGCACAACCACGTGCACCACGTCGTGAAGGGGCGGCTGAGCGACGGCGGGGCCATCTACATGCTGGGCACCTCACCGGGCACAGTCATCCGCAACAACCTGTTCCACGATGTCTTCGCCTACGAATCGCCGCTGATTGCCTGGGGCATCTACCTGGACGCCCACAGCAACCTCATCACGGTCGAGAACAACCTGGCCTACAACACCTCCAGCGGCAGCCTGATGATGCACAACGGCGGCTTCGGGCACGTCATCCGCAACAACATCTTCACCCGCGCCGCCAACCAGCTCGTGTGGCGGGCCAAGCCCGTGCAGCCGCCCTCGCCGGTCTTCCAGCGCAACATCTGCGTCGTGACCCAGGGCGACCTGTTCCTGCACGACGCCGAGCCGGACACGACGCCCGATCAGGACAACAACCTGTACTGGCGCACGGACAGCAACGAACTGCTGTTCATGCAGGACACCTTTGCGGACTGGCAGGAGCGGGGGATGGACACTCACTCGCTCGTGGCCGACCCGCAGTTCGTGGACCCGGCACACGACGACTACACCCTCAAGCCCACCTCCCCGGCGATCACGAAGCTTGGCTTCCAGCCCTTCGACACCAGCGTCTGCGGCCTGTACGGCGACAGGGCCTGGACCGACCTGCCCCGGCGGCGGAAGTTCCCGCCCACGGTGCTCCCGGCGCCGGCGGGGGACCGCAAGCCCAGCACCATCGCCGAGGACTTCGAGAAGACGCCCGTGGGCCAGCCGGCTGAGGAGGCCTACTACGCCCCCGGCGAGATTGGCGGCGGCAGCATTCTCGTCAGCGACGAGCAGGCCGCCTCGGGCCGGCGCTCGCTGAAGTTCGCCGACGCGCCGGGCCTCAAGAACACCTGGGACCCGCACATGTTCTACTCGCCGTACCAGAACAAGGGCACGGTGCGCGTGCGCTTCAAGCTGTGGGTAGGGCCGGGGGCGGAGCCGTGGATCGAGTGGCGCACCGGCGGCTACCCGTACGGGGTGGGGCCATCGCTGAAGGTGGATGCCCAGGACCAGCTCGTGGCCAATGGCCGGCCGCTGCTGAAGCTCCCGCGCGAGCAGTGGGTCGCGTTCGAGATCACCTGCAAGCTGGGGAAGGAAGCCACGGGGACGTACGACATGAAGGTGGCGCTGCCCGGGGCGCAACCGCAGGACTTCGCGGGTGTCGCGTGCGACGCGAAGTTCAAGCAACTGGCGTGGCTGGGGTTCATCAGCCTCACCAATGCAGCCAGCGTGTTCTACGTGGACGACGTGGTCCTGGAGCCGGTGAAGAACTGACGCTAGTGTCGTGTCCCGCGATTGGCCATGTGGTCCCAGTAGCGCGGGCGGCCCGCCCGCGCGGGCAGGCGAGCCGCCTGCCCTACTGCATAGCCTCTAGCCATCACCGGGACAGCACGCTAGCTCCGCGACAGGAGGGCGTAGCCCCCGGGCGGGATCGTTACTGTCGTGCCAGCGTTCCGCCCGCTGAGCATGTCGTGCAGCGTCACCGGCAGCTTCACCGTCGCCGCCGCCTCCAGGTCGGTGTTGTTCAGCAGGTACGCCCGGCCCTCAACCTCGGTGACATAGCGGTACAGCTTCACCGCGGGCGGCAGGGCGGGCCAGGCGAGGCGCTGCGGGCGCCCGGCCAGGGCCTGCTGCAACGCGGCCGGCTCCAGCGTCACCCGCACCAGCCGCTGCTGTGGGAGGTCCCCCCAGGCGGTGAGGGGCGTGCCGTCAGGCAGCTCCGGCGTCCCCTCGAAGGCACAGAGCAGCGTCCCCCCGTCGCTCACGAACTTCTGCAGCCGCGCGAACTCCTCGTCGCTCAGCACCGGCCGCACACACGCGTACAGCACCACCGAGTTGCGCGGCACGGCCAGCGTGTTGGTGACGCTGTAGTCCAGGTTGGCGTCAAACAGCGTCTGCCAGACCTTGCGCCAGTTCCCCTTCTCGGCCTCGTTCATCTCGACGAGATCGTTGTAGACGAGCGACTCGGGGCACCATACATACAGTAGGGGGGCGCGGCGCAGGCCGCTGGTGGCGTGGGTGAGGCGCGAGGCGTAGAGGACGTTCTTCATCCGCTCCACGCGGTCGGGGCCGACCGTGGGACCGTTGAAGTGCCAGGGCATGACCCGGCTGTTCAGGGCGCTGATGCAGGCCGTGTTCATCGGGCGGTCCTGCACGGCCGTGTGCGCCTCGGGGTACTGGGGCGGCACGATGGTGTCCTGCCCCCCGTACTCCTCGGCGATGCGGATCGTCTCCGCGTACATCTTGCACGAGGCGGGGTTGTCATAGGCCCAGCAGGCGGTCTGCATGCCGGCCTGAGCGAGGGCCGGTGGCCACAGGCAGCCGTGGTTCATCTGCTCGGGGCCGATGTTGCCATTGCCCGGCAGGGACGGGATCGTCTCGACCGGCGCGCCCTTGACCGCCGCCTGCATGAACGCGGCGACCGATTGGAGGCGGAACTGGTAGAAGCGGTAGAAGGCCAGCGTCCGCCCGCGGTCGGGGATCGGCTTGCCGAGCAGGTCGCGGTAGCCCTTCGCCTCGCACCAGCGCTGGAACTCCGCCTGCGCCGGGGCGCTGACATCGCCATAGCGCCCCGCGCCCCACATGCCCCGGGGCTCGTCAATCAGGAAGAACTCGGCGCCGCGCGCCGTCTCCCCCGGGGTCTGCTGCCAGAGCTTCGTGAACGCCGCCCGGGCCTCCGGGGCACAGTTGGACCACACCTTGTCCACCGTCGTCGTCGTGCCGTCGGCGTTGCGCATGAGGTTGAGCGTGATGCCGGTCGTGTCGTTGCCGGGGAAGGCCTCGGCATGGCCGGAGACCGCATGGCCGAAGCCCGCCGCGCGCAACTGGTCGGCAATCAGCTTCTGGTTGGTGGAGAAGCCGTCAAGGCCCATCTCGCGGTAGGCCGCCAGCAGGGCGGACAGGTCGAGCGTGCCGATCTTCTGGGCCAGGCGATCCCACGCCCCCCCGCCGAGGCTCCAGCCCCAGTACGTCCGATAGCCGGGGAGCTTCCGCAGTCGCGCCAGTTCGCTCTGCCAGTACGTCAGGTCCACGCCCTCGGCCGCCAGTTCGCGCTTGGCCTGGGCCCAGTCGGCCAGCAGCGCCTCCTGCACGGCCTGCCAGTTGGCGCGGTAGGTCTCCACTGGCACCGGCCCCTCGGGGTACTGTTTCATCGTCACGGCCAGGTCCTGGCCTGCCGGCAGCGGCTCAGCGGTGACGGCCTCAACGGTGACATACCTCTGCGTGCTGTCGGACCGGAAGCGCAGCTCGATCCGGCCCCCGGGTGCGTCCACGGGGAAGGTGAAGGCCTTGACGGAAGCGTCGGTGCTCACCTCGTCGGCCACGAGGGTGCCGTTGGCCCAGATGGACTGGCCGGGCCGCCCCTCGCCCAACGCCAGGTCACCGATGATGGCCGTGACGGCATAGCGCCCCGGCGGCACCGTGAACACAAAGGTGTTCTCCTCCAGCGACAGCACGGCATCCGAGAGCAGGCTGAACTCCGGGCCGGTCGGGCCCTGCGCCAGGTAGGGGTTGGTCGGCTCGCCCCGGAAGAGGAACGTCAGCGGCGTCTTCGTCCAGCCGAAGGCCTTGCCATCGGCGAGCATGTCCGCGGGCGTGACGCGCGTATGGCCCGGCGCGAGCGGCGTGCTCGGCCCGCCCATGTCGAAGCGCACGCCGTCGGCGGCGGCAAGGGTGGCACAGCACGCGAGCAGGCAGAGGGGCAGAGACCTCGGCATGGGGATCCTCTCCCGGTAGGGTGTTGTACGGTTTCCACATCTGCAACGGGACGGCCTGCAGGCAGGAGACGGGTCATGCCCGTGGCGAAGTACCCGCCAACTCCATGCCCCGAGGCGCAAGATGAGAACTCTCTGCTGGCTGTTGCTGCTGTTCGTGGCCCTGAGCCCCTGCTTCGCCCAGGACTTCCGCCAGGACTTTGAGGCCGACACCGGCGGCGCCTTCTCGTACCACAGGGCCCCCGACGATGTGAAGATCGAGCGCCTGCAGGGCGGGGCGGCGTCGGGGCAGTGGTACCTGCGCGGCGTGCTGCCCGGCCAGAAGAAGCTGGAGGGCCTCGCCCTCACCGCCACCGGTCTGGCGGGGGCGCGCCTGGCGACCGTCACGGCCGCTGTGCGCGGCAAGGGCGAAGTCTGGCTCTGCCTGCTGTCGGGCAACGGCTGGCTCTATGCGCCTACAACCAAGACGCTGAGCGACCAGTGGCAGGACCTCTCCCTCGCCAAGGTCCTCATCGCCACGGACAAGGCCCTGAGCATCTACTTCATCACCCGCGACGTCCAGCCGGGCGCGGTGTTCGAGGTGGACAATGTGCGCGTCTCGACCACGCCGCCAGCGGCGCAACGTGACGCGGCCGTCGGGCCGTGGCGGCTGGAAGCCGAGGACTTCACCCCCACGGGGAAGACCATCGCCCCCGACCCGAAGGCCCTCGGCGGCAAGATGGCCCAGTCCGAGCAGTATGTCAGCCTCGCCGACCTGCCGTGCCCGCGTACGAGCAAGCCCCTGAGCATCGCCTGCCGCGTGCGCAGTGGCGACGAGAAGGACACCTGGCGGCTGGTCACGTGGCAGGGCGGCAACACGCAGTACGTGCGGACGCTCAAGCCCACGCAGACGACGGACTGGG encodes:
- a CDS encoding DUF1559 domain-containing protein gives rise to the protein MGRHGFTLIELLVVIAIIAILAAILFPVFAKAREKARQASCQSNMKQLGIAFAMYMQDYDQKTPDCRYPQPAINPDPYNPSVLICYTWAEVTLPYVKNQQILFCPSQGYKQSYTSHPVRIYSYARQLGYFYGDAGHNTQPWCITDTQIPLPAETVNVQESDSCARPGPRYIHWPGPDVSVPWANDGYAPSMRHNDGSNLLFYDGHVKWAGRYNMPAKYWSIEAD
- a CDS encoding radical SAM protein, which codes for MYSLQPLKLIAWHAIKHDPRCMARLERMLDALGRSAGEVVWAEPQNLAEVTQELVSGWPPKEIPEGVSLGFMRPLVFTTGWLEDELPDPDETLLSWPDNTPKSVAQQIMGHYKPIGEYHPYQRDQEQNRVCWPTFDFCTMCGCPHGCQYCGHGKDGQFITLSLNVEDYMDVVVPRSIAMRPWQKCFRLIGWSADQITVEPEYGAFDLFTRKLAEYDRYGYFHSAGPNVDWIADLERKDRLIGIFSVTGARVAEAFEPGTGDHAYARFEAGRKLNAMGVPVRYKFKPMIPIKGWREDYAAAIEHMMKVSQPESVGFCVIMWMGLEALGQRIPLDALDPAYVEAARQAADEMEGNVCAPFPHAVRKEIYQFLIREVRKYDPQVLLYISTESREMWTELADELGQKPNKFFCGCSPVALPGRKLSPSEGCPHSTFTPLEDDDDKGGGATCPR
- a CDS encoding right-handed parallel beta-helix repeat-containing protein, which codes for MSKMTAVLLPLCLWVAGGAVRAEVTVYVSPGGKDTAPGTLQAPLATLPAAQAKVQALVAAGLTQPVKVVLRGGTYRLTAPLVFTPQDSGTNDCPVTWTAYAGEQAVVDGGRVIAGWRQNGKLWETTIPQVAAGEWGFNQLFVNGQRRQRARIPNEGFLQIAGTFPADRDPKTPNDPRANSAFIFNPGDIRPWTHLSDALVVVHHSWETSLHRIKSVDTEKSIVEFTGPAAWHFRYFGPKRRYYIENVYEGLDAPGEWYLNRETGVLSYVPMPGETPGKTEVVAPVATELLRLAGEPKVGLPVEHLTFRNLIFRHADWVLPPEGHSDAQADWRAPGAITFTGARDCALEGCELAHFGTYGVALRTGSQHCRIVKCHIYDGGAGLIRVGETGMAPSPELRCEGHVLDNNYLHDYGEVYAGAVGLCVFQSSDNRITHNEIHDGYYTGISVGWNWGTGETQAVRNLIEHNHVHHVVKGRLSDGGAIYMLGTSPGTVIRNNLFHDVFAYESPLIAWGIYLDAHSNLITVENNLAYNTSSGSLMMHNGGFGHVIRNNIFTRAANQLVWRAKPVQPPSPVFQRNICVVTQGDLFLHDAEPDTTPDQDNNLYWRTDSNELLFMQDTFADWQERGMDTHSLVADPQFVDPAHDDYTLKPTSPAITKLGFQPFDTSVCGLYGDRAWTDLPRRRKFPPTVLPAPAGDRKPSTIAEDFEKTPVGQPAEEAYYAPGEIGGGSILVSDEQAASGRRSLKFADAPGLKNTWDPHMFYSPYQNKGTVRVRFKLWVGPGAEPWIEWRTGGYPYGVGPSLKVDAQDQLVANGRPLLKLPREQWVAFEITCKLGKEATGTYDMKVALPGAQPQDFAGVACDAKFKQLAWLGFISLTNAASVFYVDDVVLEPVKN